In one Hyphomicrobiales bacterium genomic region, the following are encoded:
- a CDS encoding MoxR family ATPase, translating into MRFEGTKEYISAHDLSVAVNAAIALERPLLVKGEPGTGKTELAKQVANALGLELLEWHVKSTTKAQQGLYEYDAVSRLRDSQLGDDRVNDVKNYIKKGKLWEAFTAGKKVVLLIDEIDKADIEFPNDLLQELDKMEFYVYETGEVIKAENRPVVIITSNNEKELPDAFLRRCFFHFIKFPEAETLTKIVEVHYPGIKQNLVQAALTQFYEIRETAGLKKKPSTSEALDWIKLLVAEDVDPLTLREDSKNALPKLHGALLKNEQDVSLFERLAFLARREGR; encoded by the coding sequence ATGCGATTTGAAGGCACAAAAGAGTATATCAGTGCGCATGACTTATCAGTTGCTGTTAATGCTGCGATCGCGCTTGAGCGTCCGTTACTAGTTAAGGGAGAGCCTGGAACTGGTAAGACAGAGCTTGCAAAACAGGTTGCTAATGCGCTGGGCCTTGAGTTGTTGGAATGGCACGTAAAGTCTACGACAAAGGCACAACAAGGCCTTTATGAGTATGATGCTGTTTCCCGCTTGCGCGATAGCCAATTGGGTGATGATCGTGTCAACGATGTGAAAAATTACATCAAGAAGGGCAAGCTTTGGGAGGCTTTTACCGCTGGTAAGAAAGTCGTGCTGTTGATTGATGAAATCGACAAAGCGGACATTGAATTTCCAAATGACCTCTTGCAAGAACTCGATAAAATGGAGTTCTACGTTTATGAGACGGGTGAAGTGATTAAGGCAGAAAACCGCCCTGTGGTCATCATCACATCCAACAATGAAAAAGAATTGCCGGATGCCTTCTTGCGCCGTTGTTTCTTCCATTTCATCAAGTTTCCAGAAGCTGAAACACTGACGAAAATTGTTGAGGTTCACTACCCAGGTATCAAACAAAACTTGGTGCAGGCAGCCTTGACCCAGTTTTATGAAATTCGCGAAACTGCGGGCTTGAAGAAGAAGCCATCAACATCAGAAGCACTTGATTGGATTAAGCTACTTGTGGCGGAGGATGTCGATCCGTTGACCCTGCGTGAAGATAGCAAAAATGCGTTGCCGAAGTTGCATGGTGCTCTGCTGAAAAACGAGCAAGATGTATCCTTGTTTGAACGGCTTGCGTTTTTGGCGCGTCGCGAAGGGCGGTAG
- a CDS encoding AEC family transporter, with product MSAILDAFFNPILPIFAVAAIGYFFGKINLFTADMASVINRFVILVSLPALLFSFLVSAPFSEFNWMLVGAYFASSLFIYATGFCLMRYAFKLGPRESLLLGMAACFTNHVFFVLYIAPNVYGEAATIPILSIITFDAFLIFGGTFLYMDVVVSGARSPVQALKVFLKNPMIIAMIIGLTVGLLNIPVHEGLITYANFTGAAAAPASMFALGVVLSGAAITKFDGPATTITAMKLFLHPLLLLVACLVLLPVELSNGDIWAKTMIFAAAGPTGAMPFVIALQHGVSTDRLVKAIVYTTVLSLFSLAVLASF from the coding sequence GTGTCGGCGATACTCGACGCCTTTTTCAATCCGATCCTCCCAATTTTTGCGGTTGCAGCGATTGGTTATTTCTTCGGGAAGATCAATCTTTTTACCGCTGATATGGCCTCCGTCATTAATCGCTTTGTGATTTTAGTGTCGCTGCCAGCTCTCTTGTTTTCCTTCTTGGTATCGGCGCCCTTTTCGGAATTTAACTGGATGTTGGTTGGCGCTTATTTCGCGTCGAGCTTGTTTATCTATGCCACTGGGTTTTGCTTGATGCGTTATGCGTTCAAGCTTGGTCCGCGCGAATCTCTTCTGCTTGGAATGGCAGCGTGTTTTACCAACCATGTTTTCTTCGTGCTTTATATAGCGCCCAATGTTTATGGCGAAGCGGCGACCATACCCATCTTGTCGATTATTACGTTCGACGCCTTTTTGATTTTTGGCGGTACATTTTTGTATATGGATGTGGTGGTCAGTGGCGCGCGCTCGCCAGTTCAAGCGCTAAAGGTGTTTTTAAAAAACCCGATGATTATCGCGATGATTATTGGTTTGACCGTTGGTCTTCTCAATATTCCGGTTCATGAAGGCTTGATCACCTACGCCAATTTTACAGGAGCTGCCGCAGCGCCTGCCTCAATGTTTGCGCTGGGTGTTGTCCTGTCAGGTGCTGCCATCACAAAATTTGATGGGCCTGCAACGACGATCACCGCAATGAAGCTGTTCCTGCATCCGCTGTTGTTGCTTGTTGCCTGTTTGGTGTTGTTGCCCGTTGAACTTTCAAACGGCGATATATGGGCCAAGACTATGATTTTTGCTGCAGCCGGTCCAACAGGTGCCATGCCATTCGTGATTGCTCTTCAGCATGGTGTGTCGACTGATCGGCTGGTGAAGGCAATCGTTTACACTACGGTGTTATCCTTATTTTCATTGGCGGTCTTGGCATCATTTTAG
- a CDS encoding hemolysin III family protein, which translates to MDEYPDYTINERIADSVIHVIGIAFAISALSVMMTFSGLQQPYYATITLAIYGVAMVLMFTCSAAYHMVPMPNWKQWLRRFDHAAIFLKIAATYTPFAFLKLGGYLGYGLLSTVWIVAIIGMGIVLSMHRGRSHYIVLLYLALGWVGVIIIWPLAMSMSTLAFSLICIGGALYSIGTIFHVWESLRYSNAIWHLFVLLATICHFFAVFVAVIVDGI; encoded by the coding sequence ATGGATGAGTACCCGGACTACACAATTAACGAGCGGATTGCAGATAGCGTGATCCATGTGATCGGGATCGCTTTTGCGATTTCAGCACTCTCAGTCATGATGACTTTTTCTGGTTTGCAACAACCCTATTACGCCACCATAACCCTTGCGATTTATGGTGTGGCGATGGTTTTGATGTTCACCTGTTCTGCTGCCTATCACATGGTGCCAATGCCAAATTGGAAACAGTGGCTTCGTCGCTTTGACCATGCTGCCATCTTCTTAAAAATCGCTGCGACTTATACGCCGTTTGCCTTTTTGAAGCTTGGTGGATATCTGGGCTATGGCCTTTTGAGCACGGTTTGGATTGTCGCCATCATCGGGATGGGCATTGTCTTATCCATGCATCGTGGGCGCAGTCATTACATTGTATTGTTGTATCTAGCTCTTGGTTGGGTCGGGGTTATCATTATCTGGCCGCTTGCCATGTCGATGTCGACACTCGCATTCTCGCTGATTTGTATCGGGGGCGCGCTTTATTCAATCGGAACAATCTTCCACGTTTGGGAAAGCCTGCGCTATTCCAACGCGATATGGCACTTGTTCGTTCTGCTTGCGACAATCTGCCATTTCTTCGCGGTGTTTGTTGCGGTGATTGTGGACGGTATCTAG
- a CDS encoding helix-turn-helix transcriptional regulator: protein MMEFTNTLKTWRHARRFSQLQLATEAEISARHLSFLESGRAKPSREMIGKLSDALQLSLEARNIMLTHAGFAARYEGRQWDDEQMQPIQKAIDRLLETHMPFPCLVLDRYWTILKANNAAASFFGVLGAGVGVSILDLMMSDTLPPLVENWPEVAHHTAVRLRTENLALGGDARLDAVVAHLSKVEGTSSQTAAPVIPITLRLGELRLSMFSTLSQFGTPEDVMLDSYKIEHYFPMDAETEAFFNPS from the coding sequence ATGATGGAATTTACAAACACATTGAAAACATGGCGGCATGCACGGCGCTTCAGTCAGTTGCAATTGGCAACAGAGGCTGAGATTTCCGCACGGCATTTGTCTTTCCTAGAATCAGGCCGTGCGAAACCAAGCAGAGAGATGATCGGCAAGCTGAGTGATGCATTGCAACTGTCGCTTGAAGCCAGAAACATTATGCTAACCCATGCAGGGTTTGCGGCTCGCTACGAAGGGCGGCAATGGGATGACGAGCAAATGCAGCCAATCCAAAAGGCGATTGATCGCCTGCTGGAAACGCATATGCCTTTCCCTTGCTTGGTGCTTGATCGGTATTGGACAATTTTGAAAGCGAATAATGCAGCCGCCAGTTTCTTTGGCGTATTGGGGGCAGGGGTCGGCGTTAGTATTTTAGACCTCATGATGTCTGACACATTGCCGCCTTTGGTCGAAAACTGGCCAGAGGTTGCGCACCATACAGCCGTGCGATTGCGGACTGAAAATTTAGCACTTGGTGGCGATGCAAGGCTGGATGCCGTTGTCGCGCACCTCAGCAAAGTTGAGGGTACCTCATCGCAAACGGCAGCACCCGTTATTCCTATTACTTTGCGCCTTGGTGAATTGCGCCTGTCGATGTTTTCAACTTTATCACAATTCGGTACGCCCGAAGACGTTATGCTT